The window TGTTGCACATGTAAAACCAATACACTTTAAATTAAATTGTTGGTGCAAAaagctagtttttttttaagtgagccaCGGAGATTAAATCTCAGTACTGTTTCTCATTAATGCTTTTAtagcaaaatatatttgcatCCACGTTGCTTGCATTCATTCCCCCACAGAGTCAATCACTGAATTAAcactaaattaaaaattaaaaaatccttccagtagcaccttagagaccaactaagtttgtccttgatatgagctttcgtgtgcatgcacacttcttcagatacactgaaacagaagtcaccatacctttatatatagtgagagagtgaggaggggtattactcagaagggtggtgggaatgggtgattggctgatgggtgtggaaaacctgttgatgactgttaacaactgcaattagtctaaaaggaaaaagcaaggggtgagatggctaaagatagctttgtcatgtataatgagataagaatccaatgtctttgttcagaccaggtctctccatggttttaagtttggtaatgagttgtaattcagcaacttctctttccagtctatttctgaaattcctttgtattaagacagctactttgagatcttgtatagaatgtcctgggagattgaagtgttctcctatacccacttaccttggACTAAGCCCAGTTAAAcgtagtgggacttacttccaagtagacatagACAGGATTACACTGTAAGTTACTGGACTTGCAGCCTGATGCTAAGCATGTTTGGTGCTGTTTTGACTGCCATAGCAGAGGAGAGAACTTTTGTCATTTCAAGTTGAGAAGATGTTTCACCCTGTTCCTGCAACACCTGAGACTGAGCAAATGGCTCgttctgccatttccccctcctaaaTAAGGCACCCCCAAAATCGacgctccagctgttttgggactacaattcccatcatccctgatcactggtcctgttagctagggatgataggagttgtagtccagaaacagctggagggccgagtttgggggtgcctgtcctaaATGATGTGTCTTACCAATAGGAAAAGAGTAATAGAGCTATTTTGATATTGAGCTGCTTTTTATTATGTAACTGTTATGAAGCTGATATCAATTATCTTTGATAGAATGATGTTATAGATAACAATGTAgtggtgtatttgtatttattatgCCTTTGGTATGAAACACTGAGTTTAATGTTTACAGAAATGTAATATAAATGAAAGTGACTGTTCAGTCTCACTGCAGCTTTTATCATATGCATTCCTTTTTCCACCTTATGCACCAtttctaacatttcaaaacaagCTGCTTGtattttttcaaacatttttgcAAGATTGCCCTCTAAGATGACAGTTTCATTTGACTTGAGGCATTCCTAATTTTGCAGTATTGTGATGAGAGTACCATGTCCAAAATTAGGCCGTGCCCCCTTGATGATGCCAATACAAATAACACTCTGAAATCAGCCTCATTAGTGACCCACATTTAACTAACATATCCCACATATTTAATACTGTTTGCATACAAGTTCGTGTGCAAGTACCTGAACGCACTGTCCTGTTACTGATTTTGCATTAGAAATGTAGGCTGTAAGCAGAAGATGAATAGTGCAAAATGTACACCCAAGAAAATTGGGGAGGTAGATCATGTACATTTGTAGCCAAagtaaaaatgcaaattgattaCAAGTTGATGATATGCAACACACATTTGGCATTAATACTGAGCCCCTAACTGCATTCCTGTAGGTTGAAGTCACACTGTGAGTTGTTGGAAAGCTTAGTAACAATAGGAGGGAACCTAAAGTTTGGGTTTTGTTAGTGTTTGGGGATTTTTTAGTTAAGTAATAGCCTTAAGGATTATGTGCAAAACTAACATGATGGCACTACTTTAACTTTCTCAGCAGGCTGTGTGGAATCAGGAGAAAATGTAACAAACACTACTTAcgttttttccagaaaaaatctGAAAAGGTAAGGTCTTACTGGATGTACTTCATGTTTTAAATTCATATGGCAAAggcaatttcctttaaaaaaaatcctctactGCTTCTTATTAGGCCTATAGCTCATTTACCTTGTCCCGGAAAGGCAACCTTAGCCGTTCGTTGCTGCCCAGTCTACTTTGAGCTCAGGTCTGCACTTAACAAAGGTACTGTAAATCCTTTGAAGAATATATTGTAGATATTTAGAAGTATATTAAATCTAGCTGTGTTAAAGGGTATACTGTTCAACATCTTAGCTTTCTAATGGTTATTTGGGGTTGCATTGCATCACAAATGTTGTTTGCTTATTCTTGTAAGGACTAAGTTTATTTTTTACGTGCTGTTAGAATATCTTTGTACAGGGTAAAAACATTTTAGTATTTGTTAACAGGAGAATGTCCTAATAAAAGATACCAGGTTCCTCAAACTGAATTGCACGGGGATAGAACCTTTGCATCCTTTCCATATCACTGAAACATAATGTTTGCTTAATAGTGCCTTGGTTGCAAATCAAACCtcaagagtaataataataataataataataataataataataatttatttgtaccccgcccatctggctgggttattcACTTCTAGCAGTTGTTTCAACTTtcagaaaatgaaagagaaaacgTTGCAATTACTTTTCCAAAAGTATGCATAAGAGCAGCTAGGGGCCAGATCTTTTCTCCCAACCCATGTGCTCTATTCTGAAAGTGCAAGGAACATTAACTACATGCATCCTTTAAATGCATCTTTTATCAGTGCTGTGTAGCATTCATTTGGGAATGTGTTGTGCATTGTTAAAAAGCAACattcttattttccatttctacaGTAGAATTCAAGAGAGGTCCTTGATGTCTTTCATCATCCTAAATTGCAGGAGAGGATATGGTTGTGGAAGGCTGAGAGTCTAAAATGGCAAATTGTATTTAATTTGAAACTCTTCTTCACATTTTAGAAGAAGCTTCCAAGAAGACTGGTCTGATAAATCTACCCTATCGGATGGTTTTTGCTGTTGCTTCAGAAGATTCTGTTCTCTTCTATGACACAGAGCAATCCTTTCCTTTTGGTTATGTATCTAATATACATTACCATACTATTAGTGACATTTCGTGGTAGGTAATTTGtatatttattggatttatatgctgcctttctgcaAAGACACCCAAGGCAATATACAATCTaaaaactaaaacacacacaaaaaagagtcCATTCATGCCAACTGGGAGTTGATGGCATATGTGCTTCCTGGCCTGCAGTCCCTGGCCCTTCTGCCTTCCTTCAGAGCATGCATGACACTTGTGATTGCTTGTCACAACTGACTTGACTATTTTTGATATACTGTCCAAGACCATATAGTAAAGATTCTTTAATCTTAGCTTGCATTCTCAGCACCACCAAGCACCTTGTAAATATTTTTCTTCCAAAGGAGCAACAAATATGGAGTCTTGTCAGAGCATTCATTTAACTTTAATGAGGCAGAATGttactgtaaaacagaaaatattaCTTTTTCACACATCTGAACTTTCCTGTGTATAGTAAGTCATGTCGTTATAGAACTATGGTGAACTTGATTTTAAATGTTACTGCAAGCCTTCTATTCTCATCATTCTGGGCATAGTCGCTAAAATAACTTTCAGCACTGTTCCGAAAACTCTTCCTTTGTTCAGCAGTAGCATGGCCCATCTAAACTTTAACAACAGGAAACTGTTTCCTTTCCATATAGGTAATTGTTTCCTTTCATACAAATCCAGGACTTCAGACTGCTTGTAGCATTTGGGGATTTGCCATTTATCGCATGGGCCTTGGCGACAATAACCTCTGTGATTACCTGAAGCTCCAAAATGTCTCATTGTCATAACCAAAATTGCTATGGCTGATATCAGTGAACTCTGGCTCCAGCTCACACACTGCATTTatattcacatacagtggtacctcaggttaagaacttaattcgttctggaggtccattcttaacctgaaactgttcttaacctgaggtaccactttagctaatggagcctcgcaccgccgccgcacgatttctgttctcatcctgaagcaaagttcttaacctgaggtactatttctgggttagcagagtctgtaacctgaagcgtctgtaaaccaaggttctactgtatttgtttttctttatctaCCAGATTTATATGGCTGCTCCATAACATAAGTTCTCTAGTCAAttcacaaaacaaatacaacatttaAAATGCCATGCAAAATAATCAAGATACAAGTAAAACaactgaaaacaaaaaacaattaaaatgcaggTGTCAAAACTAAGGAGTGGACCATAAGACTTAGGACAGTGGTTCTCAATTTGAAAGGCCTAGGTGAACAAAAGTCTTCATCTGTCCCTAAAAAGGCTAGGCAAACCCCCACTGTAAGGCTGTTCCATAACAGGGGTTCCACTTCCCAAAAGGCTCTGTTAGCTGCCCATCCCATGTTGTTGGTGGGGGCAGCCAGAGCAGGGCCTCTGAAGAAGTTATTTCCACAAAGTCAAATGTAAGTCATTTAGACTCCAAACATGCTTTATGTTCATATTTCCATTACTGAAATGCAACTGAGGCACTTAAACTTCTTTTTAATTCCATAAACAAACACCAGGTCTAGTGATGGATCCTTTCTTGCTATTTCTTCTACGGATGGATATTGTTCTTTTGTGACTTTTGAAGAAGATGAGCTTGGAATACCACTGAAAGAGAAGCCAGCTGTAAGTGCCGGGACTCCCAGCACAGctgagaaaaaaatgaaaaagggcCAGTCTTCCAGTATTATCTCCCCAGTTCCAAAACCAGTGGATGGCACTCTTCCTAATAAGACCATGGATCCAAGCAGCCCAGCTGTGCAATGCAAGACTCCTATAAACAGCAAAGAGTTGCCCTCAACACCTATTGCTGTTAGAAAACCACCAGTGCCCTCTTTGGAAGAGAAAAAACCTATGCAGGCATCAAGCTCAAAAGCAAACCAACCCAGGAGGGTTACCCTTAATACCTTACAAGCATGGAGCAAGACACCAAGGTGAGCTTAATGCAACCAGGCTCTTCTGGTAGGTATGAAACAGCCTTACAAAAGGAATTCTGGCAGATGTAGCGCCAGGAAGCATTGCAGATCCTCAATGAAGCTTCTGCTCAGACTTCATTATATTTGTAGTACCATCTATGTACATGGTGCTTTATAAAGAACGGGTATGAGAGGTCCCTATCCCAGGAGTCTTACAATCTTAAACAGACATAGGGAAACATCAAAGGAAGAAATGCAGAGATGGGTAAGCAGATTTAAGTGTAGACTAACGGGACTGAGCTCTAGTCATGGAGTCAAGGGAAGGGAGGGTTGGAAGGAGCCAGAGAAAGACAATTAGAGACATAGCATGAGTAAAGTTGGAGTCTGGAAAACTCTGAATGTGTGTAAGAGTGTCAAGATGTCAAGTGTTCTCagcttttaaatatttcattgctTTTAGGAGAGTTGCCTTAATCCCTCTAAATGCAGACACTCAAGAATCATCGCCTTCAGATCCCATCTCTACAACTGCTTCCACAGAAACAGTTCAACATGGTAAAATATCTTACTGCTGATAACTTTTCAAAAAGTGTCAAATGAGTGTTGCTTTAactgtatttccccccacaattcaTGATTGCACTGGGGGTTGGCGTGGGTGGCACAGTAAATGTACCCTGCCCATTTTCATAAATTGGGGGGAATGCGTGATATTACTGTGAAAGAGCAATGTTTGCCTGCTTGCGCAACAGAAATCCACATGCACAACGGGACTTCATGTTTCTCTTCTCCCCGCTTCACACCCCCCAAAACCTGCACCAGGTGTCCCCCAAACACTCTGGATAGGAAGGAGAAGCAACATAGTGCAAGTGGGCACCAAACATACGCTATATTGAATCTTACCCACTGTCTTATTGTCCCAGTAGTTTTAACATTCTGAAAACCTAAAACCTAAAAATAATGATTTTCTTAATTATTTCAGAGAGGCCATCACCACCTGAAGACCCTTTGCAAAATCCACCACCTCCTAAGCGTCTTAAATCTGATGAAGCTTCCATCTCTGAATtaactgaaaatgaaaataaaatgtaaagcCACTACTAAAGTGCTGAACTTCAATGAATGCCTTGCCTGCAGAATGCAAGAGTTGTCCAAAGAATACTTGCAAAAGCCACATCATGTGAAACGGACGCCTAGCATTCTAAGCAAAAAGTTGACTGTAAAAGTAGGCTCTTTAGAGTCTGCGGGTGTGGAAATCTCACATGGTTGCAAATGTGTATTATTTCAGTAGTCCTTTACGCACTAAGTTGTCCTGGAAGCCTGTATCTGGCAGACAAAGGCTGCTTGAAATAAAGGGTGTCTGCTTCACAAACTAACTTGCTCCATGCAGTCCCACAGAATTGTGTGAAACTAATGCATTCTGCCTTCATTCATCTTATGTTATCTTCCTGTACCAATTAAATGCAAAATTAGAAAATCCAAGCTTTTTCA of the Lacerta agilis isolate rLacAgi1 chromosome 4, rLacAgi1.pri, whole genome shotgun sequence genome contains:
- the CHAF1B gene encoding chromatin assembly factor 1 subunit B isoform X1, which translates into the protein MKVFTCEIAWHNKEPVYSLDFQHGTDGKINRLASAGVDTAVRIWKVEKGPDGKAIVEFLSNLARHTKAVNVVRFAPSGEILASGGDDAAILLWKLNDNKEQEPTVFQDGDDDNQLNKENWTVIKTLRGHLEDVYDICWTPDGNFMASASVDNTAIMWDVSKGQKVSIFNEHKSYVQGVTWDPAGQYIATLSCDRVLRVYNTQTKRVAFNVTKMPSGRGSEGEVKSYRMFHDDSMKSFFRRLTFTPDGSLLLAPAGCVESGENVTNTTYVFSRKNLKRPIAHLPCPGKATLAVRCCPVYFELRSALNKEEASKKTGLINLPYRMVFAVASEDSVLFYDTEQSFPFGYVSNIHYHTISDISWSSDGSFLAISSTDGYCSFVTFEEDELGIPLKEKPAVSAGTPSTAEKKMKKGQSSSIISPVPKPVDGTLPNKTMDPSSPAVQCKTPINSKELPSTPIAVRKPPVPSLEEKKPMQASSSKANQPRRVTLNTLQAWSKTPRRVALIPLNADTQESSPSDPISTTASTETVQHERPSPPEDPLQNPPPPKRLKSDEASISELTENENKM